GAGTTCCTAAGAGTTACGTAGAGGAAGCTGGAGACCCTTACAAACAACAAATTGAAGATTGTTCTTTATTAATCATTAATGAGTTGGAAAAATGTTTAGGGCATAGTAACCCTCATACCCTTTCTTATCAAAGTAGAGTTGGTCCTGTGGAATGGTTGAAGCCTTATACAGAAGAAGTGTTAGCTGATCTTGGAAGGTCAAATGTTAATGATCTGATTGTGGTTCCTATAAGTTTCGTTGGAGAGCATATCGAAACATTGCAAGAAATTGATATTGAATATAAAGAAATTGCTGAAAAGGCTGGTATTAAAAACTTTCGGAGAGTTAAGGCTTTAAATACTCATCCTACTTTTATTGATGGCCTTAGTGATCTAGTGATTTCCTGCTTGGAAGGCCCTCTTGTTAATTTAGAAGAGGCTTCACAGTTGCCTGAAAAAGTTAAACTTTATCCTCAAGAGAAGTGGCAATGGGGTTGGAATAATAGTTCAGAAGTTTGGAACGGAAGGGTCGCAATGATTATTTTTCTTGTGCTTTTTATTGAACTTATTTCAGGCTCTGGACCTTTACATAAATTAGGCATTTTATAAAGAAAAATTGAAATTTATTAAATAGTTTTTAATCTATTAAAAGATTATTTTGAATACATTTCTGACATTACATTTCTAAATGAGGCAAAAGTATTTAATTAAGTTTAATATTTATAGTAAATATTGAATTTCTTTAGTGACTCTTACTTCGAGATCCTTTTCAAAGGGTAGTTCAAAACATGAAAATCCAGTTTGGATAACTGGTGCAGACGCACTAATGGATTCTTTAAAAATTCATGGAGTAAAAGTTATATTTGGATATCCCGGGGGAGCCATACTACCAATCTATGATGCTGTGCATAAGGCAGAACAAGAAGGTTGGTTAAAGCATTATATGGTTAGGCATGAGCAAGGTGGATCACATGCGGCTGATGGATATGCAAGATCTACTGGTGAAGTAGGAGTATGTTTTGGAACCTCAGGCCCCGGTGCAACAAATTTGGTAACTGGAATTGCTACTGCGCAAATGGATTCAGTCCCCCTAGTTGTAGTTACAGGTCAAGTCCCAAGACCTGCTATAGGAACTGACGCTTTTCAAGAAACTGATATTTTTGGCATAACTCTTCCAATAGTGAAACATTCATGGGTAATAAGAGATCCTTCAGATATAGCGAAAATAGTTTCTGAAGCTTTTTTTATAGCCTCATCTGGAAGACCTGGCCCTGTTTTAATTGATATACCCAAAGATGTAGGTCAGGAGTTCTTTAATTACCAAAGAGTTTTGCCTGGTGAGATTATCCCTAAAGGATTTAAAAGGAATGGAGAAATTAATGATTCCGATATCAATAAAGCAATAAAATTAATAGAAGATTCTGAAAGACCTCTTTTATACGTAGGTGGTGGGGCAATATCTTCAGGGGCTCATGATGAAATAAAAACTTTGGCAAAGAATTATCAAATACCAGTTACCACAACCTTAATGGGGAAGGGCGCTTTTGATGAAAAAGACAATTTATCAGTAGGGATGTTAGGAATGCATGGAACTGCTTACGCAAATTTCGCTGTTACAGAATGCGATCTTTTAATTGCTATTGGAGCTAGATTCGATGATAGGGTGACAGGAAAATTAGATACTTTTGCACCTAATGCAAAGGTAATTCATATAGATATCGACCCAGCAGAAGTTAATAAAAATAGACGTGTAGATGTTGCAATTGTTTCTGATGTTTCAAAAGCTGTTCTTAAAATTAATGAACAATCTCTAAAAAACAAACTTACTTTTCAGACAAAAAACTGGTTAGAAAAAATTGATTTTTGGAAAAATAAACACCCTTTATATGATCCGCCTAAAGAAGGAGAAATTTATCCTCAAGAGGTTCTTTTAAAAGTGAGAGAATTTTCACCTGAAGCTTATATAACTACAGATGTAGGACAACATCAGATGTGGGCTGCTCAATATCTTAGGAATTCTCCAAGAAAATGGATTAGTAGTGCAGGCTTAGGAACTATGGGTTTTGGATTGCCAGCGGCAATTGGAGTAAAAGCAGCCTTGCCTGATTCAGATGTAATTTGTATTGCAGGAGATGCAAGTGTCTTAATGAATATTCAAGAATTAGGAACTTTATCTCAATATGGTCTAAAGGTGAAATTGGTTATTATCAATAATCGCTGGCAAGGGATGGTAAGACAATGGCAGGAAAGTTTCTACGATGAAAGATATTCCTCATCTGATATGAGTTGTGGCGAGCCTGATTTTGTAAAACTTGCTGAGTCTTTTGGAGTTAAGGGATACTTGATTTCTGATAGAAAACAACTACAGAATGAATTAAAACATGCGCTTGATTATGACGGCCCTGCATTGATTAATATCCTTGTGAGAAGAGGTGAAAATTGTTATCCAATGGTCCCTCCTGGTAAAAGTAATGCTCAAATGGTTGGATATGTTAATTGTGAAGACTAATTTTTTTTAAATTCGTCATTTTAAAAAATTAACTTTAAGATAATTTAAAAAACTTAGATATTTCGAAATTGAAAAAATTATCAAAAATTTTAATCATAGCCTGCTTGATTGTTCTTAATCCTGTAATAGTTAACTCGGCCGAAATTCTTCAAATTAAAAGTTCAAATACTATTTTGGTGGGGGATCAAAATAGGAATTTAACGATTGGACTATTTTGTGTAGATGTAAATGAAATTGACGAGCTTGAAGCAACTAATTTACTTAAGAGTGAATTCCCAAGGGGAAGCAAAGTGAAAATAAAACCTTTTGGTTTCAAAGATAATGTTTTGTTAGCCAAAGTTTTTAATATTAAAGGTACAAAGGAGATGACCGAATTATTAGTTGCTAAAGACTTAACTAGTGAAATTTGTCAAAGTTAACTATCTCTATGAACAAATTAAATTCCATTGTCTCGAGAATGTTTTGCACTTTCTCCAAGAATTAAATTCATTTTTTAATTTGTATGTGCATAAATTTGAAATGTCTATATTTGTATTAGGAATGTTCTCACATAAAAGTTGTCTATAGGCAGATCTTTTGAGATCAAGTTGATTTAAGTTTTGCTCTTTGATGTGATTTGAATCACTAAAACAAAGATCTTTTTCAGTTTTAGTCAAATTCACCGTTATTTTTTTGTTTTCGGCCTTTCTATAAAATTCCTTGAATGTAAATTGATCAACTAGATAATTTTCCTTAGAAATAGCTGGTCCAATGGCAACAAGTAAGTCATCTCTAGATGCCCCAAAATTTTCGAAAATTTTAACTAAATTTTTTATTATTTTTTTTTCTAATCCTTTTCTTCCACAATGTAAGGCTGCTATATTTCTTGTCCTTTTATCTGCAAAAAATATTGGCATGCAATCAGCTGTATAAATCCACAAGTTTTGATTGCATTTATTGCCAAAAAGACCATCTGCATTAGTCTTATTACCTTCTTGCGAAAGTGATCCAAGAACTATTTCATTACTGTGAATTTGATTGGAAACACAATTTATGTAATTTTCATTAAAGTGATTTCCCAATAATTGAAGAAATTTCTCAGAGCTAGACTTCGTAAAATAGGCATGTTTGAAATTATATTTACTAAGGATAGGGGATGAATAATACTCAAATTTTTTGTTCTGAATGAAAAATTCAGCTTTTGAGAAATATATTTCTTTGTATTGAATAGTTCCAGCTCCTAATCTGAATTTATGAAATTAATTCAATATCTCTCAAGATCCAGAATCCTGCAAATTTTTCGATGTATGGCGTTGACTGTATGGAAATAAATTGATAACCAAAAGAATTTTTTTTATTCTCTAAAAATTTGGTACTCAAAATGTTTGCATCTTTTTCTGGCAAATCAGTTACCAGCCAATTATCGTCTTCTGAAGCTTCAAGTATGAG
This is a stretch of genomic DNA from Prochlorococcus marinus XMU1412. It encodes these proteins:
- the ilvB gene encoding biosynthetic-type acetolactate synthase large subunit; translation: MTLTSRSFSKGSSKHENPVWITGADALMDSLKIHGVKVIFGYPGGAILPIYDAVHKAEQEGWLKHYMVRHEQGGSHAADGYARSTGEVGVCFGTSGPGATNLVTGIATAQMDSVPLVVVTGQVPRPAIGTDAFQETDIFGITLPIVKHSWVIRDPSDIAKIVSEAFFIASSGRPGPVLIDIPKDVGQEFFNYQRVLPGEIIPKGFKRNGEINDSDINKAIKLIEDSERPLLYVGGGAISSGAHDEIKTLAKNYQIPVTTTLMGKGAFDEKDNLSVGMLGMHGTAYANFAVTECDLLIAIGARFDDRVTGKLDTFAPNAKVIHIDIDPAEVNKNRRVDVAIVSDVSKAVLKINEQSLKNKLTFQTKNWLEKIDFWKNKHPLYDPPKEGEIYPQEVLLKVREFSPEAYITTDVGQHQMWAAQYLRNSPRKWISSAGLGTMGFGLPAAIGVKAALPDSDVICIAGDASVLMNIQELGTLSQYGLKVKLVIINNRWQGMVRQWQESFYDERYSSSDMSCGEPDFVKLAESFGVKGYLISDRKQLQNELKHALDYDGPALINILVRRGENCYPMVPPGKSNAQMVGYVNCED
- the hemH gene encoding ferrochelatase, with the translated sequence MDKIGVLLMNLGGPERITDVGPFLYNLFSDPEIIRTPFPVFQKPLAWLISTLRSTTSQQAYLSIGGGSPIRRITEQQARELQSKLRNKGFNATTYIAMRYWHPFTESAIADMKADGIDQVVVIPLYPHFSISTSGSSFRELKKLRDSDDEFKKVPMRCVRSWFSQEGYLKSMVELISEQISLCESPSKAHIFFTAHGVPKSYVEEAGDPYKQQIEDCSLLIINELEKCLGHSNPHTLSYQSRVGPVEWLKPYTEEVLADLGRSNVNDLIVVPISFVGEHIETLQEIDIEYKEIAEKAGIKNFRRVKALNTHPTFIDGLSDLVISCLEGPLVNLEEASQLPEKVKLYPQEKWQWGWNNSSEVWNGRVAMIIFLVLFIELISGSGPLHKLGIL
- the pgeF gene encoding peptidoglycan editing factor PgeF; this translates as MQYKEIYFSKAEFFIQNKKFEYYSSPILSKYNFKHAYFTKSSSEKFLQLLGNHFNENYINCVSNQIHSNEIVLGSLSQEGNKTNADGLFGNKCNQNLWIYTADCMPIFFADKRTRNIAALHCGRKGLEKKIIKNLVKIFENFGASRDDLLVAIGPAISKENYLVDQFTFKEFYRKAENKKITVNLTKTEKDLCFSDSNHIKEQNLNQLDLKRSAYRQLLCENIPNTNIDISNLCTYKLKNEFNSWRKCKTFSRQWNLICS